From the genome of Spinacia oleracea cultivar Varoflay chromosome 2, BTI_SOV_V1, whole genome shotgun sequence, one region includes:
- the LOC110778361 gene encoding ABC transporter G family member 39-like isoform X2, with protein sequence MEGKLKMEEKKMDVHKMGRQEMKTLVDDLLDRDDHQHFLREIRNRFDRVGVEMPKIEVRFEHLSVKGDVHVGSRALPTLLNVTINFFEAILGFIRLAPSKKRTLDILHQVSGIIKPSRMTLLLGPPSSGKTTLLLALAGKLDNNLKVSGKITYCGHELKEFVPKRTSAYIRQNDIHLGEITVRETLDFSGRCLGVGSRYLLLKEVLKQEKQAGINPDVELDTFMKAATIEGQESNLITDYVLKILALSMCADTIVGDDMRRGISGGEKKRTTIGEMLVGPAKVVLMDEISTGLDSATAFQVCKYIKEMTHFMEMTTIISLLQPTPETYDLFDDIILLSEGQIVYQGPRDNVLNFFEYVGFKCPERKGVADFLQEVTSKKDQEQYWSMTKPYQYVSVLEFVEAFWSFQLGNNLVLNLSTPYDKAKTHPVALVKQKYGISNHQLLKACFSREWLLMKRNSFLYIFKSVQITVMSIATMSAYFRTTMQHETEADGEKYLGAIFFGLTNFVFNGMAETTLTVMGLPIFYKQRDFLFYPAWAYALPVWILRIPISFMESALWTILTYYTIGFAPAPSRFFCQWLAYFCIHQMALSFFRLVGAVGRTIVIANAASMVLMLIVFVLGGFIIAKGDVGPWMIWAYYLSPMMYGQHALVINEFLDKRWSNPNLDSRIKEQTIGKVILESRGFFKHEYWFWISIGALLGFSLLFNILYIMALTYLNPYNDAKAVVQDEDEKKKKRKISLREELNNNNIEMDARSTSKSNNNNSDRSTLKGGMVLPFQPLSLSFNHINYFVDTPSEMKSLGHEEDRLQLLRDVSGAFRPGILTALVGVTGAGKTTLMDVLAGRKTSGYIDGNISVSGYPKNQVTFARISGYCEQIDIHSPYVTVYESLVYSAWLRLSSSIGPNTRKSFIEDVMRLIELEQLKDAIVGLPGINGLSTEQRKRLTIAVELVSNPSIIFMDEPTSGLDARAAAIVMRTVRNTVNTGRTVVCTIHQPSIDIFESFDELLLMKRGGQIIYAGPLGDHSQKLINYFQEIPGIPKIQDGYNPATWMLEITTPQVESHLNVDFAKLYANSELYKRNQEIISNLSSPSISSKDLNFPTKYSQPFIVQFQACFWKQYKSYWQNPSYNAVRFFMTIIMGLLLGVMFWDKGRKLDKLQDLMNLLGILFSAILFLGGSNALNVQVVVASERSVFYREKAAGMYSSLPFALAQLAVESIYIVTINFAYTLLLYSMIGFEWTVVKFFYFYYYIFMCFAYYTVYGMMLVSLTPRPEISAILMTFFVTLWNLFAGFLLPRPQIPIWWRWYYWASPVAWTMYGLVTSQIGDKNTPIEVPGGGSVPLKIYLKEILGYDYDFLPYVAIAHLAWVLLFFFVFAYGIKVLNFQKR encoded by the exons GATGACATTACTTCTAGGGCCGCCGAGCTCAGGAAAAACAACATTGCTATTAGCTCTTGCAGGGAAGCTTGATAACAATCTAAAG GTAAGTGGAAAGATAACATATTGCGGGCACGAACTAAAGGAATTTGTTCCGAAGAGAACGAGTGCATATATACGTCAAAATGACATTCATCTTGGAGAAATTACAGTAAGAGAGACTCTAGACTTTTCAGGGAGATGCTTAGGTGTTGGGAGTAGATATTTATTGTTGAAAGAAGTCTTGAAACAAGAAAAACAAGCAGGAATTAATCCCGATGTTGAGCTTGATACATTCATGAAGGCAGCAACAATTGAAGGCCAGGAATCAAACCTTATCACTGATTATGTGCTCAAG ATACTTGCTTTGAGTATGTGTGCTGATACCATTGTTGGCGATGACATGAGAAGGGGTATTTCTGGAGGTGAAAAGAAGCGTACAACTATTG GTGAAATGTTGGTTGGACCAGCAAAAGTTGTACTAATGGATGAAATATCCACAGGACTAGATAGTGCAACAGCTTTTCAGGTATGCAAGTATATAAAAGAAATGACTCATTTTATGGAGATGACAACAATCATCTCTCTCTTACAACCAACTCCAGAGACATATGACCTATTCGACGATATCATCCTCCTCTCCGAGGGCCAAATTGTGTATCAAGGTCCGCGTGACAATGTCCTGAACTTCTTTGAATATGTTGGGTTCAAGTGTCCAGAAAGAAAGGGTGTAGCCGATTTTCTCCAGGAAGTTACTTCCAAAAAAGACCAAGAACAATATTGGTCTATGACCAAACCTTACCAGTATGTTTCAGTTTTAGAGTTTGTTGAAGCTTTCTGGTCTTTCCAACTTGGAAACAACCTTGTATTAAATCTTAGTACGCCTTATGACAAAGCGAAAACCCATCCTGTTGCCTTGGTGAAACAAAAGTATGGTATCTCAAACCACCAATTACTTAAGGCGTGTTTTTCTAGAGAATGGTTGCTAATGAAGCGAAATTCTTTCCTCTATATTTTCAAGAGTGTACAAATCACAGTAATGTCAATTGCTACCATGTCCGCGTATTTCAGAACAACAATGCAACATGAGACAGAGGCCGATGGTGAAAAGTACTTAGGTGCCATCTTTTTTGGACTCACGAATTTCGTGTTCAATGGAATGGCAGAAACTACTTTAACAGTTATGGGACTCCCAATTTTCTATAAGCAAAGGGATTTCTTGTTTTATCCTGCCTGGGCTTACGCGTTACCAGTTTGGATCCTTCGAATTCCTATATCGTTTATGGAATCAGCTTTATGGACTATTCTTACCTATTATACCATTGGCTTTGCTCCTGCTCCTAGTAG GTTCTTTTGCCAATGGCTAGCATACTTTTGTATCCATCAGATGGCTTTGTCATTCTTCCGCCTTGTTGGAGCCGTGGGGCGAACCATTGTCATTGCTAATGCTGCTAGCATGGTTCTAATGCTCATTGTTTTTGTGCTTGGTGGTTTCATCATTGCAAAAG GTGATGTTGGTCCTTGGATGATATGGGCTTACTATCTTTCTCCTATGATGTACGGACAACATGCTTTGGTTATCAATGAGTTTCTTGACAAAAGATGGAGCAAT CCCAATCTTGACAGTAGAATAAAGGAACAAACTATCGGTAAAGTGATCCTTGAATCAAGAGGCTTCTTTAAACATGAATATTGGTTCTGGATAAGTATTGGTGCTCTCTTGGGGTTTTCTCTTCTATTCAACATCTTATATATCATGGCATTAACATACTTAAATC CTTACAATGACGCAAAAGCTGTAGTTCAAGAtgaagatgagaagaaaaagaagaggaaGATATCCTTAAGGGaggaacttaataataataacattgagATGGATGCACGAAGCACTTCTAAGTCTAACAACAATAATTCAGATAGGAGTACTCTTAAAGGAGGAATGGTTTTGCCTTTTCAACCTCTTTCATTATCATTCAATCACATCAATTACTTTGTGGACACACCATCG GAAATGAAAAGTCTAGGTCATGAAGAAGACCGATTACAATTACTAAGGGATGTGAGTGGTGCTTTTAGACCTGGTATATTGACAGCATTAGTTGGTGTAACTGGTGCTGGAAAGACCACACTAATGGACGTGTTGGCCGGAAGGAAGACTAGCGGTTATATTGATGGTAACATAAGTGTATCAGGTTATCCTAAAAATCAAGTAACGTTTGCACGGATTAGTGGTTATTGTGAACAAATTGACATCCATTCACCATATGTTACTGTTTATGAATCTCTTGTGTACTCTGCTTGGCTTCGTCTTTCTTCAAGCATTGGTCCTAATACGCGGAAg AGTTTTATTGAAGACGTAATGAGATTGATAGAGCTTGAGCAATTGAAAGATGCTATAGTAGGGTTACCTGGGATAAATGGGCTTTCAACTGAACAGAGGAAAAGATTAACCATAGCCGTAGAGTTAGTTTCTAATCCCTCCATTATATTCATGGATGAGCCAACATCCGGACTTGATGCTAGAGCTGCTGCAATTGTTATGCGTACGGTTCGAAACACTGTAAACACTGGAAGAACTGTAGTTTGTACAATTCACCAACCCAGCATAGATATCTTTGAATCTTTTGATGAG CTCTTATTAATGAAGAGAGGAGGCCAAATTATTTATGCAGGACCCCTTGGAGACCATTCCcaaaagttaattaattactttcaa GAAATCCCTGGAATTCCGAAAATTCAAGATGGTTACAATCCTGCAACATGGATGCTTGAAATTACTACTCCTCAAGTAGAGTCTCACTTAAATGTAGATTTTGCAAAGCTGTACGCCAATTCCGAACTTTACAA GAGGAACCAAGAAATTATTTCGAATCTTAGTTCTCCATCGATTAGTTCTAAGGATCTCAACTTCCCAACTAAATACTCACAACCATTCATTGTTCAATTTCAAGCATGTTTTTGGAAGCAATACAAATCTTATTGGCAAAATCCATCATATAATGCTGTTCGATTCTTTATGACGATAATTATGGGACTTTTGCTCGGTGTCATGTTTTGGGACAAGGGACGTAAACT GGACAAACTACAAGACTTAATGAACTTGTTAGGAATACTGTTTTCTGCGATACTTTTCCTTGGAGGGAGTAATGCTTTGAATGTTCAAGTAGTTGTTGCAAGTGAAAGAAGTGTTTTTTACCGCGAAAAAGCAGCAGGAATGTATTCATCTCTACCATTTGCATTGGCTCAG CTAGCTGTTGAATCAATATACATCGTTACTATAAATTTTGCATACACCCTTCTGTTATACTCTATGATCGGATTTGAGTGGACAGTTGTCAAGTTTTTCTACTTCTACTACTACATATTCATGTGCTTTGCGTATTACACTGTATACGGGATGATGCTTGTCTCATTGACACCGCGCCCTGAAATTTCTGCTATTTTGATGACATTCTTCGTTACCTTGTGGAATTTGTTTGCTGGTTTTCTTCTTCCTAGACCG CAAATTCCAATATGGTGGAGGTGGTATTACTGGGCATCTCCTGTTGCCTGGACAATGTATGGTTTAGTTACTTCACAAATAGGTGACAAGAACACCCCAATTGAAGTCCCTGGAGGTGGTAGTGTGCCATTGAAGATTTATCTCAAAGAAATTTTGGGTTATGACTATGATTTCCTACCTTATGTTGCTATTGCCCATCTGGCTTGGgtcctcctcttcttcttcgttTTCGCCTACGGCATCAAGGTCCTAAACTTCCAAAAGAGGTGA
- the LOC110778361 gene encoding ABC transporter G family member 39-like isoform X5 translates to MKAATIEGQESNLITDYVLKILALSMCADTIVGDDMRRGISGGEKKRTTIELYFDPYLLGEMLVGPAKVVLMDEISTGLDSATAFQVCKYIKEMTHFMEMTTIISLLQPTPETYDLFDDIILLSEGQIVYQGPRDNVLNFFEYVGFKCPERKGVADFLQEVTSKKDQEQYWSMTKPYQYVSVLEFVEAFWSFQLGNNLVLNLSTPYDKAKTHPVALVKQKYGISNHQLLKACFSREWLLMKRNSFLYIFKSVQITVMSIATMSAYFRTTMQHETEADGEKYLGAIFFGLTNFVFNGMAETTLTVMGLPIFYKQRDFLFYPAWAYALPVWILRIPISFMESALWTILTYYTIGFAPAPSRFFCQWLAYFCIHQMALSFFRLVGAVGRTIVIANAASMVLMLIVFVLGGFIIAKGDVGPWMIWAYYLSPMMYGQHALVINEFLDKRWSNPNLDSRIKEQTIGKVILESRGFFKHEYWFWISIGALLGFSLLFNILYIMALTYLNPYNDAKAVVQDEDEKKKKRKISLREELNNNNIEMDARSTSKSNNNNSDRSTLKGGMVLPFQPLSLSFNHINYFVDTPSEMKSLGHEEDRLQLLRDVSGAFRPGILTALVGVTGAGKTTLMDVLAGRKTSGYIDGNISVSGYPKNQVTFARISGYCEQIDIHSPYVTVYESLVYSAWLRLSSSIGPNTRKSFIEDVMRLIELEQLKDAIVGLPGINGLSTEQRKRLTIAVELVSNPSIIFMDEPTSGLDARAAAIVMRTVRNTVNTGRTVVCTIHQPSIDIFESFDELLLMKRGGQIIYAGPLGDHSQKLINYFQEIPGIPKIQDGYNPATWMLEITTPQVESHLNVDFAKLYANSELYKRNQEIISNLSSPSISSKDLNFPTKYSQPFIVQFQACFWKQYKSYWQNPSYNAVRFFMTIIMGLLLGVMFWDKGRKLDKLQDLMNLLGILFSAILFLGGSNALNVQVVVASERSVFYREKAAGMYSSLPFALAQLAVESIYIVTINFAYTLLLYSMIGFEWTVVKFFYFYYYIFMCFAYYTVYGMMLVSLTPRPEISAILMTFFVTLWNLFAGFLLPRPQIPIWWRWYYWASPVAWTMYGLVTSQIGDKNTPIEVPGGGSVPLKIYLKEILGYDYDFLPYVAIAHLAWVLLFFFVFAYGIKVLNFQKR, encoded by the exons ATGAAGGCAGCAACAATTGAAGGCCAGGAATCAAACCTTATCACTGATTATGTGCTCAAG ATACTTGCTTTGAGTATGTGTGCTGATACCATTGTTGGCGATGACATGAGAAGGGGTATTTCTGGAGGTGAAAAGAAGCGTACAACTATTG AATTGTACTTTGATCCATATCTTTTAGGTGAAATGTTGGTTGGACCAGCAAAAGTTGTACTAATGGATGAAATATCCACAGGACTAGATAGTGCAACAGCTTTTCAGGTATGCAAGTATATAAAAGAAATGACTCATTTTATGGAGATGACAACAATCATCTCTCTCTTACAACCAACTCCAGAGACATATGACCTATTCGACGATATCATCCTCCTCTCCGAGGGCCAAATTGTGTATCAAGGTCCGCGTGACAATGTCCTGAACTTCTTTGAATATGTTGGGTTCAAGTGTCCAGAAAGAAAGGGTGTAGCCGATTTTCTCCAGGAAGTTACTTCCAAAAAAGACCAAGAACAATATTGGTCTATGACCAAACCTTACCAGTATGTTTCAGTTTTAGAGTTTGTTGAAGCTTTCTGGTCTTTCCAACTTGGAAACAACCTTGTATTAAATCTTAGTACGCCTTATGACAAAGCGAAAACCCATCCTGTTGCCTTGGTGAAACAAAAGTATGGTATCTCAAACCACCAATTACTTAAGGCGTGTTTTTCTAGAGAATGGTTGCTAATGAAGCGAAATTCTTTCCTCTATATTTTCAAGAGTGTACAAATCACAGTAATGTCAATTGCTACCATGTCCGCGTATTTCAGAACAACAATGCAACATGAGACAGAGGCCGATGGTGAAAAGTACTTAGGTGCCATCTTTTTTGGACTCACGAATTTCGTGTTCAATGGAATGGCAGAAACTACTTTAACAGTTATGGGACTCCCAATTTTCTATAAGCAAAGGGATTTCTTGTTTTATCCTGCCTGGGCTTACGCGTTACCAGTTTGGATCCTTCGAATTCCTATATCGTTTATGGAATCAGCTTTATGGACTATTCTTACCTATTATACCATTGGCTTTGCTCCTGCTCCTAGTAG GTTCTTTTGCCAATGGCTAGCATACTTTTGTATCCATCAGATGGCTTTGTCATTCTTCCGCCTTGTTGGAGCCGTGGGGCGAACCATTGTCATTGCTAATGCTGCTAGCATGGTTCTAATGCTCATTGTTTTTGTGCTTGGTGGTTTCATCATTGCAAAAG GTGATGTTGGTCCTTGGATGATATGGGCTTACTATCTTTCTCCTATGATGTACGGACAACATGCTTTGGTTATCAATGAGTTTCTTGACAAAAGATGGAGCAAT CCCAATCTTGACAGTAGAATAAAGGAACAAACTATCGGTAAAGTGATCCTTGAATCAAGAGGCTTCTTTAAACATGAATATTGGTTCTGGATAAGTATTGGTGCTCTCTTGGGGTTTTCTCTTCTATTCAACATCTTATATATCATGGCATTAACATACTTAAATC CTTACAATGACGCAAAAGCTGTAGTTCAAGAtgaagatgagaagaaaaagaagaggaaGATATCCTTAAGGGaggaacttaataataataacattgagATGGATGCACGAAGCACTTCTAAGTCTAACAACAATAATTCAGATAGGAGTACTCTTAAAGGAGGAATGGTTTTGCCTTTTCAACCTCTTTCATTATCATTCAATCACATCAATTACTTTGTGGACACACCATCG GAAATGAAAAGTCTAGGTCATGAAGAAGACCGATTACAATTACTAAGGGATGTGAGTGGTGCTTTTAGACCTGGTATATTGACAGCATTAGTTGGTGTAACTGGTGCTGGAAAGACCACACTAATGGACGTGTTGGCCGGAAGGAAGACTAGCGGTTATATTGATGGTAACATAAGTGTATCAGGTTATCCTAAAAATCAAGTAACGTTTGCACGGATTAGTGGTTATTGTGAACAAATTGACATCCATTCACCATATGTTACTGTTTATGAATCTCTTGTGTACTCTGCTTGGCTTCGTCTTTCTTCAAGCATTGGTCCTAATACGCGGAAg AGTTTTATTGAAGACGTAATGAGATTGATAGAGCTTGAGCAATTGAAAGATGCTATAGTAGGGTTACCTGGGATAAATGGGCTTTCAACTGAACAGAGGAAAAGATTAACCATAGCCGTAGAGTTAGTTTCTAATCCCTCCATTATATTCATGGATGAGCCAACATCCGGACTTGATGCTAGAGCTGCTGCAATTGTTATGCGTACGGTTCGAAACACTGTAAACACTGGAAGAACTGTAGTTTGTACAATTCACCAACCCAGCATAGATATCTTTGAATCTTTTGATGAG CTCTTATTAATGAAGAGAGGAGGCCAAATTATTTATGCAGGACCCCTTGGAGACCATTCCcaaaagttaattaattactttcaa GAAATCCCTGGAATTCCGAAAATTCAAGATGGTTACAATCCTGCAACATGGATGCTTGAAATTACTACTCCTCAAGTAGAGTCTCACTTAAATGTAGATTTTGCAAAGCTGTACGCCAATTCCGAACTTTACAA GAGGAACCAAGAAATTATTTCGAATCTTAGTTCTCCATCGATTAGTTCTAAGGATCTCAACTTCCCAACTAAATACTCACAACCATTCATTGTTCAATTTCAAGCATGTTTTTGGAAGCAATACAAATCTTATTGGCAAAATCCATCATATAATGCTGTTCGATTCTTTATGACGATAATTATGGGACTTTTGCTCGGTGTCATGTTTTGGGACAAGGGACGTAAACT GGACAAACTACAAGACTTAATGAACTTGTTAGGAATACTGTTTTCTGCGATACTTTTCCTTGGAGGGAGTAATGCTTTGAATGTTCAAGTAGTTGTTGCAAGTGAAAGAAGTGTTTTTTACCGCGAAAAAGCAGCAGGAATGTATTCATCTCTACCATTTGCATTGGCTCAG CTAGCTGTTGAATCAATATACATCGTTACTATAAATTTTGCATACACCCTTCTGTTATACTCTATGATCGGATTTGAGTGGACAGTTGTCAAGTTTTTCTACTTCTACTACTACATATTCATGTGCTTTGCGTATTACACTGTATACGGGATGATGCTTGTCTCATTGACACCGCGCCCTGAAATTTCTGCTATTTTGATGACATTCTTCGTTACCTTGTGGAATTTGTTTGCTGGTTTTCTTCTTCCTAGACCG CAAATTCCAATATGGTGGAGGTGGTATTACTGGGCATCTCCTGTTGCCTGGACAATGTATGGTTTAGTTACTTCACAAATAGGTGACAAGAACACCCCAATTGAAGTCCCTGGAGGTGGTAGTGTGCCATTGAAGATTTATCTCAAAGAAATTTTGGGTTATGACTATGATTTCCTACCTTATGTTGCTATTGCCCATCTGGCTTGGgtcctcctcttcttcttcgttTTCGCCTACGGCATCAAGGTCCTAAACTTCCAAAAGAGGTGA